Proteins encoded within one genomic window of Halomonas sp. YLGW01:
- the glrR gene encoding two-component system response regulator GlrR gives MKDAVQLTGARKGSKPGVHILLVDDDASLLRLLGMRLESRGFRVTTADSGRMALDRLAIERPDLVLSDLRMDEMDGLALFQEIQRQAPGLPVIILTAHGSIPDAVSATRQGVFSFLTKPIDREELFTAIDEALAQAPTVTDGDDAWRSAIITRSPQMERILDQARMVAGADVSVLVSGPSGSGKELLARALHDASPRADKPFVAINCGALPEQLLESELFGHAKGAFTGAFSQHEGLFQAADGGSLFLDEIGDMPLSLQVKLLRVLQERQVRPLGSTASIPIDVRIISATHRDLDRAMREGDFREDLYYRLNVVNLRLPPLKERAEDVPLLAKHLVAKAAARHKPFVKGFSTEALNLLAASAWPGNVRQLVNVVEQCVALTSAPIIPEALVAQALAAEENALPSFNDARASFERGYLIKVLKITEGNVTQAARIAGRNRTDFYKLLGRHDLEPSSFKAVAKKDD, from the coding sequence GTGAAAGACGCCGTGCAACTGACCGGTGCCCGGAAGGGGAGCAAGCCGGGCGTGCATATCCTGCTGGTCGACGACGACGCCAGCCTGTTGCGGCTGCTGGGCATGCGCCTGGAGAGCCGCGGCTTTCGCGTCACCACCGCCGACAGCGGCCGCATGGCACTGGATCGCCTGGCCATCGAGCGCCCCGACCTGGTGCTCTCGGACCTGCGCATGGACGAGATGGACGGCCTGGCGCTGTTCCAGGAGATCCAGCGCCAGGCCCCGGGGCTGCCGGTGATCATTCTCACCGCCCATGGCTCGATCCCCGATGCGGTGAGCGCCACCCGTCAGGGGGTGTTCAGCTTCCTGACCAAGCCCATCGACCGGGAGGAGCTGTTCACCGCGATCGACGAGGCGCTGGCCCAGGCGCCGACGGTGACCGACGGCGACGATGCCTGGCGCTCGGCGATCATTACCCGCAGCCCGCAGATGGAGCGGATCCTCGATCAGGCGCGGATGGTCGCCGGCGCCGATGTCAGCGTGCTGGTCAGCGGCCCCTCGGGCTCGGGCAAGGAGCTGCTGGCTCGCGCCCTGCACGATGCCAGCCCCCGCGCCGACAAGCCCTTCGTGGCCATCAACTGCGGCGCCCTGCCCGAGCAGTTGCTGGAGAGCGAGCTGTTCGGCCACGCCAAGGGCGCCTTCACCGGCGCCTTCAGCCAGCACGAGGGCCTGTTCCAGGCCGCCGACGGCGGCAGCCTTTTCCTCGACGAGATCGGCGACATGCCGCTCTCGCTGCAGGTCAAGCTGCTGCGGGTGCTGCAGGAGCGCCAGGTCCGCCCGCTGGGCTCGACCGCCTCGATCCCCATCGACGTGCGCATCATCTCGGCTACCCATCGCGACCTGGATCGGGCCATGCGCGAGGGCGACTTTCGAGAAGATCTCTACTATCGCCTCAACGTGGTCAACCTGCGCCTGCCGCCCCTCAAGGAGCGCGCCGAGGACGTGCCGCTTCTGGCCAAGCATCTGGTCGCCAAGGCGGCGGCGCGCCACAAGCCCTTCGTCAAGGGGTTCTCCACCGAGGCCTTGAACCTGCTGGCCGCAAGCGCCTGGCCCGGCAACGTGCGCCAGCTGGTCAACGTGGTCGAGCAGTGCGTGGCCCTGACCAGTGCACCGATCATCCCCGAGGCCCTGGTCGCTCAGGCGCTGGCGGCGGAGGAGAACGCCCTGCCGTCGTTCAACGACGCCCGGGCGAGCTTCGAGCGGGGGTATCTGATCAAGGTGCTGAAGATCACCGAGGGCAACGTCACCCAGGCCGCCCGCATCGCCGGGCGCAACCGCACCGACTTCTACAAGCTGCTGGGGCGTCACGACCTCGAGCCGAGCAGCTTCAAGGCCGTGGCCAAGAAGGACGACTGA
- a CDS encoding HAMP domain-containing sensor histidine kinase gives MTTQVSRRWRPRSLLQLVLLAFLVVMLPLGVLMYQAGQALSELTRLADVSARQAVEETRRARALSSLAVEMERSARQYAVLEEPGLREIYTQRASEFQALLAQQRLLLPDNPDARALAERIEGLKTLLEAPVPQIQARLDDFVPFAERTEAVRQATNRHIDERIERIRDQAGGVQTRLWVQTTALVSASLLLMLLFTWLIIRPIRQLERRILSLGSSGAPAPAQTLQGPAELVQLDERLDWLSARLDELEAQKRQFLRHMSHELKTPLASVREGTALLSDGVAGELTPRQHEILELIEASGEELQRLIEQLLDYNLLQHHAEVSVSRFDVTTLIKELLAKHRLALDAKGMQLRWRDRPLDWQADRTATGRILDNLLSNAIAYGEDGGRLELRAQQRGDVLRLEVANSGEAIGAEDRERLFDPFYQGRARRKGPLKGSGIGLSVAADCAKAQQGHLELVDDARLAVCFRLTLPWHGLNQQDTNTITTPSPQRRAVGADARNS, from the coding sequence ATGACCACTCAGGTCTCGCGCCGCTGGCGTCCCCGCTCCCTGCTGCAGCTCGTGCTGCTGGCCTTCCTGGTCGTGATGCTGCCGCTGGGCGTCCTGATGTACCAGGCCGGCCAGGCGCTGTCCGAGCTCACCCGCCTGGCCGATGTCAGTGCGCGTCAGGCGGTCGAGGAGACCCGCCGGGCGCGGGCGCTGTCGTCGCTGGCCGTGGAGATGGAGCGCAGCGCCCGCCAGTATGCGGTGCTCGAGGAACCCGGCCTGCGCGAGATCTACACCCAGCGGGCCAGCGAATTCCAGGCGCTGCTGGCCCAGCAGCGCCTGCTGTTACCCGACAACCCCGACGCCCGGGCGCTGGCCGAGCGCATCGAGGGCCTCAAGACCCTGCTCGAGGCTCCCGTGCCTCAGATCCAGGCGCGGCTCGATGACTTCGTGCCCTTTGCCGAGCGCACCGAGGCCGTTCGCCAGGCCACCAACCGGCACATCGACGAGCGCATCGAGCGCATCCGCGATCAGGCCGGCGGCGTGCAGACCCGCCTCTGGGTGCAGACCACGGCGCTGGTCTCGGCGAGCCTTTTGCTGATGCTGTTGTTCACCTGGCTGATCATCCGCCCGATTCGCCAGCTCGAGCGGCGTATCCTCAGCCTGGGCAGCAGCGGCGCGCCGGCCCCGGCTCAGACCCTGCAGGGACCGGCCGAGCTGGTGCAGCTCGATGAGCGGCTCGACTGGCTGTCGGCGCGGCTCGATGAGCTGGAGGCGCAGAAACGCCAGTTCCTGCGCCACATGTCCCACGAACTGAAGACGCCGCTGGCAAGCGTGCGCGAGGGCACGGCTCTGCTGTCCGACGGCGTGGCCGGCGAGCTGACGCCCCGTCAGCATGAGATTCTCGAGCTGATCGAGGCCAGCGGCGAGGAGCTTCAGCGCCTCATCGAACAGCTGCTCGACTACAACCTGCTCCAGCATCATGCCGAAGTCAGCGTCAGTCGTTTCGATGTGACGACGCTGATCAAGGAGCTGCTGGCCAAGCATCGGCTGGCCCTCGATGCCAAGGGCATGCAGCTTAGATGGCGCGACCGGCCCCTCGATTGGCAGGCCGATCGCACCGCCACCGGGCGCATTCTCGACAACCTGTTGTCCAATGCCATCGCCTACGGCGAGGATGGTGGCCGGCTGGAGCTGCGTGCCCAGCAGCGGGGCGATGTATTGCGCCTGGAGGTCGCCAACAGCGGCGAGGCGATCGGCGCCGAGGACCGGGAACGGCTCTTCGATCCCTTCTATCAGGGGCGCGCCCGACGCAAGGGGCCGCTCAAGGGCTCCGGGATCGGCCTGTCGGTGGCTGCCGACTGTGCCAAGGCCCAGCAGGGCCACCTGGAGCTGGTCGACGATGCGCGCCTGGCGGTGTGCTTCCGCCTGACCCTGCCCTGGCATGGCCTGAATCAACAGGACACGAATACGATAACGACGCCGTCACCGCAGCGCCGGGCGGTGGGCGCAGACGCAAGGAACTCATGA
- the argA gene encoding amino-acid N-acetyltransferase translates to MNTRFPFVEWFRQSSPYINAHRGRTFVVLIEGEAMAAGHRESLIQDLALLHTLGVRLVLVFGIRPQVNAALAEEGITPRREAGRWVADDAIMARVERVAAEQRLWFEARLSLGLPNTPLHGIELTAVSGNLVMAKPLGVRNGLDFARSGEVRRVRAEAIDALLDQGSLVVLPPLGFSSTGEVFDLDAAEVAQQAAVALGADKLVLLGEAEGLHDASGALQRQLTPAEAEPLLQAASPGSELSRHLAAACAAARHGVARTHLLSWHDDDALLGELFTRDGVGTMITEHRYEQLRDAELGDVGGLLELLEPLERRGMLVPRSRERLEHEIEDYLVTERDGMIIGCAALHEFPDARMGELACVAVHGDYRGGHRGERLLAEVERRARRRGLVAMFALTTHTAHWFIEHGFGLAEIDALPPLKRDAYNHARKSKILLKTLS, encoded by the coding sequence TTGAACACGCGTTTTCCCTTCGTCGAGTGGTTTCGTCAGTCATCGCCCTACATCAACGCCCACCGCGGGCGAACCTTCGTGGTGCTGATCGAGGGCGAGGCGATGGCGGCGGGGCACCGCGAGTCGCTGATTCAGGACCTGGCACTGCTGCATACCCTGGGGGTGCGGCTGGTGCTGGTGTTCGGCATACGTCCCCAGGTCAACGCGGCGCTGGCCGAGGAGGGCATCACGCCGCGCCGCGAGGCGGGTCGCTGGGTGGCGGATGACGCCATCATGGCCCGGGTCGAGCGTGTCGCCGCCGAGCAGCGGCTGTGGTTCGAGGCGCGCTTGTCGCTGGGGCTGCCCAATACGCCACTGCACGGCATCGAGCTGACGGCGGTCTCCGGCAACCTGGTGATGGCCAAGCCGCTGGGGGTGCGCAACGGGCTGGACTTCGCGCGCAGCGGCGAGGTGCGCCGGGTGCGCGCCGAGGCGATCGATGCCCTGCTCGACCAGGGCTCTCTGGTGGTGCTGCCGCCGCTCGGGTTCTCGAGTACCGGTGAGGTGTTCGATCTGGACGCCGCCGAGGTCGCCCAGCAGGCCGCGGTGGCGCTCGGGGCCGACAAGCTGGTGCTGCTCGGCGAGGCCGAGGGCCTGCATGATGCGAGCGGCGCCCTGCAGCGCCAGCTGACGCCGGCCGAGGCCGAGCCGCTGCTGCAGGCGGCGAGCCCGGGTAGCGAACTTTCCCGCCACCTGGCGGCGGCCTGCGCCGCGGCGCGCCACGGCGTGGCCCGTACCCACCTGCTGTCTTGGCATGACGACGACGCCCTGCTCGGTGAGCTGTTCACCCGCGACGGGGTCGGCACCATGATCACCGAGCATCGCTACGAACAGCTGCGCGACGCCGAGCTCGGCGACGTCGGCGGCCTGCTCGAGCTGCTCGAGCCCCTGGAGCGGCGCGGCATGCTGGTGCCGCGTTCCCGGGAGCGCCTCGAGCACGAGATCGAGGACTATCTGGTCACCGAGCGCGACGGCATGATCATCGGCTGCGCCGCCCTGCACGAGTTCCCGGACGCCCGCATGGGGGAGCTGGCCTGCGTGGCGGTGCATGGCGACTACCGGGGCGGCCATCGCGGCGAGCGGCTGCTGGCCGAGGTGGAGCGCCGGGCCCGGCGCCGGGGACTCGTCGCCATGTTCGCGCTCACCACCCACACCGCCCACTGGTTCATCGAGCATGGCTTCGGGCTCGCCGAGATCGACGCCCTGCCACCGCTCAAGCGGGACGCCTACAATCACGCCCGCAAGTCGAAGATCCTGCTCAAGACCCTGAGCTAA
- a CDS encoding inorganic phosphate transporter, translated as MSIIAQYGDIFIILACLFGFFMAWGVGANDVANAMGTSVGSRAITIKQAIFIAVIFEFLGAWLAGGQVTETIRKGIIDPALLESDPQLLVYGMLASLLAAGTWLLIASMRGWPVSTTHSIVGAIVGFAMAGLGLEAVGWAKVGQIAASWVVSPLMSGSIAFMLFKSVQHLIFENRDPFAAAKRYVPMYVFLVGFIVAMVTLTKGLKHVGLDLGFGTSLFYAVLIGVAVMALGGFLERRVSRNRSADDAFGFGGVERVFAVLMLFTACAMAFAHGSNDVANAVGPLAAVISVVYSHGDIDGASLVPWWVLVLGGGGIVVGLVTYGHKVIATVGTGITELTPSRGFAATLAAATTVVLASGTGLPISTTHTLVGAVLGVGLARGMAALNLRVIGTIVMSWLITLPAGAFLAIMFFFMFKGMFGG; from the coding sequence ATGTCGATCATTGCGCAATACGGCGACATCTTCATCATTCTGGCCTGTCTCTTCGGCTTCTTCATGGCCTGGGGCGTCGGTGCCAACGACGTGGCCAACGCCATGGGCACCTCGGTGGGCTCCCGAGCCATCACCATCAAGCAGGCGATCTTCATCGCCGTGATCTTCGAGTTTCTGGGCGCCTGGCTGGCCGGGGGGCAGGTCACCGAGACCATCCGCAAGGGCATCATCGATCCGGCGCTGCTCGAGAGTGACCCGCAGCTGCTGGTCTACGGCATGCTGGCCTCCCTGCTGGCCGCCGGCACCTGGTTGCTGATCGCCTCGATGCGCGGCTGGCCGGTGTCGACCACCCATTCCATCGTCGGCGCCATCGTCGGCTTCGCGATGGCCGGTCTCGGCCTCGAGGCCGTCGGCTGGGCCAAGGTCGGCCAGATCGCCGCCAGCTGGGTGGTCTCACCGCTGATGTCGGGCTCCATCGCCTTCATGCTGTTCAAGTCTGTGCAGCATTTGATCTTCGAGAATCGCGACCCCTTCGCCGCCGCCAAGCGCTACGTGCCGATGTATGTGTTCCTGGTCGGCTTCATCGTCGCCATGGTGACCCTGACCAAGGGCCTCAAGCATGTCGGCCTCGACCTTGGCTTCGGCACCAGCCTGTTCTACGCGGTGCTGATCGGCGTGGCCGTGATGGCGCTGGGGGGCTTCCTGGAGCGTCGCGTCAGCCGCAATCGCAGCGCCGATGACGCCTTCGGCTTCGGCGGCGTCGAGCGGGTGTTCGCGGTGCTGATGCTGTTCACCGCCTGCGCCATGGCCTTCGCCCACGGCTCCAACGACGTCGCCAACGCCGTCGGCCCGCTGGCCGCGGTGATCAGCGTGGTCTACAGCCACGGCGACATCGACGGTGCCTCCCTGGTGCCCTGGTGGGTGCTGGTGCTGGGCGGCGGCGGCATCGTGGTCGGCCTGGTCACCTATGGTCACAAGGTCATCGCCACCGTCGGCACCGGCATCACCGAGCTGACGCCGAGCCGTGGCTTCGCTGCGACCCTGGCCGCCGCCACCACCGTGGTGCTGGCCTCGGGCACCGGTCTGCCGATCTCCACCACCCATACCCTGGTCGGCGCCGTGCTCGGCGTGGGTCTGGCCCGCGGCATGGCGGCGCTCAACCTGCGCGTGATCGGCACCATCGTCATGTCCTGGCTGATCACCCTGCCGGCCGGCGCCTTCCTGGCGATCATGTTCTTCTTCATGTTCAAGGGCATGTTCGGCGGCTAG
- a CDS encoding TIGR00153 family protein: protein MVTSNPFSAIFGRSPFQPLLAHIVKVSECADELLPFFEATLGGDWESAERHREAITRLEHEADELKTELRLNLPNTMFLPVSRSDLLDLISVQDKIANKARDITGIMLGRQMRVPETLAPMMRDYLRTSVAAVAQARKALEELKDLLESGFGSNVADVMQNLIRELHALEHQADDQQVAIRRQLFQLESELPPVDVIFLYKIIDWVGELSDRAERVGSRLQVLTAR, encoded by the coding sequence ATGGTGACATCCAATCCGTTTTCGGCGATCTTCGGTCGCTCGCCCTTTCAGCCGCTGCTGGCGCATATCGTCAAGGTCAGCGAGTGTGCTGACGAGCTGCTGCCCTTCTTCGAGGCCACCCTGGGTGGTGACTGGGAGTCAGCAGAGCGCCATCGGGAGGCCATTACGCGCCTCGAGCATGAAGCCGATGAGCTCAAGACCGAGCTGCGCCTGAACCTGCCCAATACCATGTTCCTGCCGGTCTCCCGCTCCGACCTGCTGGACCTGATCAGCGTGCAGGACAAGATCGCCAACAAGGCCCGGGACATCACCGGCATCATGCTCGGCCGCCAGATGCGAGTGCCCGAGACGCTGGCGCCGATGATGCGCGACTACCTGCGCACCTCGGTGGCCGCCGTGGCGCAGGCCCGCAAGGCGCTCGAGGAACTCAAGGACCTGCTCGAATCAGGGTTCGGCAGCAACGTCGCCGATGTCATGCAGAACCTGATCCGTGAGCTCCACGCCCTCGAACACCAGGCCGATGATCAGCAGGTGGCCATCCGTCGCCAGCTGTTCCAGCTCGAGAGCGAGTTGCCGCCGGTCGACGTGATCTTCCTCTACAAGATCATCGACTGGGTCGGCGAGCTGTCCGATCGTGCCGAGCGTGTGGGCAGTCGTCTGCAGGTGCTGACCGCCCGCTGA
- a CDS encoding CYTH domain-containing protein: MSQEIELKLALPPEGPERLRRHPRLMALPAEDRTLANTYYDTPDGALEAARVALRIRDTGNGRVQTLKTTGSGQGGLSVRGEWEWPIDADRLDLDGLRPLPPMQALGDEVLAALVPRFATDFARRTWLVDGEQGRIEVALDDGEVRAGGRRATIRELELELKDGDPTALWALAEELATTVPLRPASASKAARGASLGEGHWPLPAAGNDPAALYERAILSLDALADSQDGRFKDEARQSLDRLIALGDDRLTRPARTLREALDRPAPDGETWLDVAFGQAALALAHALYA, encoded by the coding sequence ATGAGCCAGGAAATCGAACTCAAGCTCGCGCTGCCACCGGAGGGCCCCGAGCGGCTGCGCCGCCATCCCCGCCTGATGGCGCTCCCGGCCGAAGACCGCACGCTTGCCAACACCTACTATGACACCCCGGACGGCGCCCTGGAGGCCGCCCGGGTAGCGCTGCGTATCCGCGATACCGGCAATGGCCGGGTACAGACCCTGAAGACCACCGGCAGCGGCCAGGGGGGGCTCTCGGTGCGCGGCGAGTGGGAGTGGCCGATCGACGCCGATCGGCTGGATCTGGACGGCCTCCGGCCGCTGCCGCCCATGCAGGCGCTCGGCGACGAGGTGCTCGCCGCCCTGGTCCCGCGCTTCGCCACCGACTTCGCCCGCCGCACCTGGCTCGTCGACGGCGAGCAGGGCCGCATCGAGGTGGCGCTGGATGATGGCGAGGTGCGCGCCGGCGGACGCCGGGCGACGATCCGCGAACTGGAGCTGGAGCTCAAGGACGGCGACCCCACGGCCCTCTGGGCACTGGCCGAGGAGCTCGCCACCACGGTGCCGCTGCGCCCCGCCTCGGCCAGCAAGGCCGCCCGTGGCGCGTCACTGGGTGAGGGTCACTGGCCACTCCCCGCGGCCGGCAATGATCCGGCTGCGCTGTACGAGCGCGCCATCCTCTCGCTGGACGCCCTGGCCGACAGCCAGGACGGCCGTTTCAAGGACGAAGCCCGTCAGTCGCTGGACCGACTGATCGCCCTGGGCGATGATCGCCTGACGAGGCCGGCCCGGACCCTGCGCGAGGCACTGGACCGCCCGGCACCGGATGGCGAGACCTGGCTCGATGTGGCCTTCGGCCAGGCGGCCCTGGCGCTGGCCCACGCCCTCTACGCCTGA
- a CDS encoding ion transporter has protein sequence MLPTLKPAGEGLRTWIFQVIFESDTRLAKGFDIVLIGLILASVTVVLLDSVPAYDAAYGGVFNILEWSFTGLFTLELAVRLYCLERPARYLRSFYGIIDLVSILPTWLVLVVPGAQSLVVIRLLRVLRIFRVLRLMQFVGEGRLLVEALRRSGHQILLFLFTVFMLVTIFGSLIYMIEPPEAGFTSIPVSIYWGIVTLTTVGYGDITPTTPLGQFISMTVMLMGYSIIAIPTGVFSAEVIRSIRADRYSDEACPGCGHDRHEEKAQYCLKCGTWLDENTEDPREAERREEAERAAAEEQASAAPNGEEQNGEEQEKGKEKKNKDADDDRDDA, from the coding sequence TTGTTACCTACTCTGAAACCGGCCGGCGAAGGCCTGCGAACCTGGATCTTCCAGGTCATCTTCGAATCGGACACCCGCCTGGCCAAGGGCTTCGACATCGTCCTGATCGGCCTGATACTCGCCAGCGTCACGGTGGTGCTGCTCGACAGCGTGCCGGCCTATGATGCCGCCTATGGCGGGGTCTTCAACATACTGGAGTGGAGCTTCACCGGGCTCTTCACCCTGGAACTCGCGGTGCGCCTCTACTGCCTGGAGCGACCGGCCCGCTACCTGAGAAGCTTCTACGGCATCATCGACCTTGTCTCGATCCTTCCCACCTGGCTGGTGCTGGTGGTGCCCGGCGCCCAGTCGTTGGTGGTGATCCGTTTGCTGAGGGTGCTGCGCATCTTCCGGGTGCTCAGGCTGATGCAATTCGTCGGCGAAGGCCGGCTGCTGGTCGAGGCTCTGAGGCGCAGCGGCCACCAGATCCTCCTGTTCCTGTTCACGGTGTTCATGCTGGTGACTATCTTCGGCTCGCTGATCTACATGATCGAGCCGCCGGAGGCCGGCTTCACCAGCATTCCCGTATCCATCTACTGGGGCATCGTCACCCTGACCACGGTCGGCTATGGCGATATCACCCCCACCACCCCGCTGGGTCAGTTCATCTCGATGACGGTGATGCTGATGGGCTACTCGATCATCGCCATTCCCACCGGGGTCTTCTCCGCCGAGGTGATCCGCTCGATCCGGGCCGACCGCTACTCCGACGAGGCCTGCCCGGGCTGTGGCCACGACCGCCACGAAGAGAAGGCACAATACTGTCTGAAGTGCGGCACCTGGCTCGACGAGAACACGGAAGACCCGCGCGAGGCTGAGCGTCGGGAAGAGGCAGAGCGGGCGGCAGCCGAAGAACAAGCGTCCGCGGCCCCGAACGGAGAAGAACAGAACGGAGAGGAACAGGAAAAAGGGAAGGAAAAGAAAAACAAAGATGCTGACGACGACCGGGACGACGCCTGA
- a CDS encoding L-threonylcarbamoyladenylate synthase: MTQFFQLHPENPQKRLIDQATEIIRKGGVVAYPTDSGYALGCHLGDKKAIEKIKWLRSLDDKHNFTLVCSDLSEIGTFAKVNNAVFRLLKTHTPGAYTFILDATTEVPRLLLHPKRRSIGVRVPDHRITHALLEALGEPMMSVTLIPVGEELPMTDAEEIRERFGAHLDLVIDGGACHLEPTSVIDLRDLPPVILREGRGDVAPFQV, translated from the coding sequence ATGACTCAGTTCTTCCAGCTGCACCCCGAGAATCCCCAGAAGCGCCTGATCGATCAGGCCACCGAGATCATCCGCAAGGGCGGCGTGGTGGCCTATCCCACCGATTCCGGCTATGCCCTGGGCTGCCACCTGGGCGACAAGAAGGCCATCGAGAAGATCAAGTGGCTGCGCTCGCTGGATGACAAGCACAACTTCACCCTGGTGTGTTCGGACCTGTCCGAGATCGGCACCTTCGCCAAGGTGAACAATGCGGTGTTCCGGCTGCTCAAGACTCACACGCCGGGGGCCTATACCTTCATTCTGGATGCCACCACCGAGGTGCCGCGCCTGCTGCTGCATCCCAAGCGCCGCTCGATCGGCGTGCGGGTGCCGGACCATCGCATCACCCATGCGCTGCTCGAGGCGCTGGGCGAGCCGATGATGAGCGTGACCCTGATCCCGGTCGGCGAAGAGCTGCCGATGACCGATGCCGAGGAGATTCGCGAGCGCTTCGGGGCCCATCTGGACCTGGTCATCGACGGCGGCGCCTGCCACCTGGAGCCGACCAGCGTCATCGATCTGCGCGACCTGCCGCCAGTGATCCTGCGCGAGGGCCGCGGCGACGTGGCACCGTTCCAGGTCTGA
- a CDS encoding PHP domain-containing protein: protein MHSTASDGALSPAALMALCRERGLTRVALTDHDTLDGVAEAREAAETLGMTLLPALELSSQWQGMNIHVVGLLPQGAQGSLVAGLEAQARARETRGEEIARRLEKLGLTDALTKARAQAGSERPLGRPDFARAMVADGLVKDMGTAFKKYLGSGKRGDVKAGWPYLSEVVEWITDAGGVAVLAHPLRYGLTRRKRGLLLDAFTAAGGEAAELVSGFQNADVTRDLARQLDERDLYGSLGSDFHFPGGPVAPGSMSPVPRTALRPVWQHPRLAALLDEAA from the coding sequence ATGCACTCCACCGCCTCGGATGGCGCGCTCTCGCCCGCCGCGCTGATGGCGCTGTGCCGCGAGCGCGGCCTGACCCGGGTGGCGCTCACCGACCATGACACCCTGGACGGAGTGGCCGAGGCGCGGGAGGCCGCCGAGACGCTGGGCATGACGCTGCTGCCGGCCCTGGAGCTGTCGTCCCAATGGCAGGGCATGAACATCCATGTGGTGGGTCTGCTGCCCCAGGGGGCGCAGGGCTCTCTGGTGGCCGGCCTCGAGGCCCAGGCACGGGCGCGGGAAACTCGCGGCGAGGAGATCGCCCGGCGCCTCGAGAAGCTCGGGCTCACCGATGCCCTGACCAAGGCCCGGGCTCAGGCCGGCAGCGAGCGCCCGCTGGGGCGCCCGGACTTCGCCCGGGCGATGGTCGCCGATGGCCTGGTCAAGGACATGGGCACCGCCTTCAAGAAATACCTGGGCAGCGGCAAGCGGGGCGACGTCAAGGCCGGCTGGCCGTATCTGTCCGAGGTGGTCGAGTGGATCACTGATGCCGGTGGCGTGGCGGTGCTGGCGCATCCGCTGCGCTATGGCCTGACCCGGCGCAAGCGGGGCCTGCTGCTGGACGCCTTCACCGCCGCCGGGGGCGAGGCCGCCGAGCTGGTCAGCGGCTTCCAGAACGCCGACGTGACCCGCGACCTGGCCCGCCAGCTCGACGAGCGGGACCTGTATGGCTCGCTGGGCAGCGACTTCCACTTCCCCGGCGGGCCGGTGGCGCCGGGCAGCATGAGCCCGGTGCCGCGCACCGCACTCAGGCCCGTCTGGCAGCATCCCCGCCTGGCCGCGCTCCTCGATGAGGCGGCCTGA
- a CDS encoding YciI family protein: MLYAIISEDVKNSLEWRMAARPDHLARLEKLRDEGRLVLAGPHPAVDAETPGDAGFSGSLVVAEFEDLAAAQAWADADPYVIAGVYAKVTVKPFKKVLP; the protein is encoded by the coding sequence ATGCTCTACGCCATCATCAGTGAAGATGTGAAGAACAGCCTCGAATGGCGCATGGCCGCCCGCCCCGACCACCTGGCCCGCCTCGAGAAGCTGCGCGACGAAGGCCGCCTGGTGCTGGCCGGCCCGCACCCCGCCGTGGACGCCGAAACCCCGGGCGACGCCGGCTTCAGCGGTAGCCTGGTAGTCGCCGAATTCGAGGACCTGGCCGCCGCCCAGGCCTGGGCCGATGCCGACCCCTACGTGATCGCCGGCGTCTACGCCAAGGTGACCGTCAAGCCGTTCAAGAAGGTGCTGCCCTGA